The proteins below come from a single Rosa rugosa chromosome 2, drRosRugo1.1, whole genome shotgun sequence genomic window:
- the LOC133734233 gene encoding uncharacterized protein LOC133734233 — translation MGKRDKKQRHQHRTSHRAAFNYTEEGDEGVSFESHAASKFSLSEEEEVEKKEEDEEEDEDEAEIEETEETDKYPSKDMPSKFLLYQQSVQSPKGDISYLQKFFLMYVGGRQPLHLQEDFCGTALLSAEWLRTDSRRTAVGLDLDLEALEWCMENNINKIGSDGYSRISLFHGNVLQPLEAKLIEFEPQELIRNISLSENKDVSESGELEGGSSSPHNEKYMRNHPLPARDIVCAFNYSCCCLHRRAELVLYFKHVLDVLSKKGGIFVMDLYGGTSSECKLRLQRKFANFTYFWEQAEFDIIERKTRISLHFHLKKQQKKLRHAFSYSWRLWSLPEIKDCLEEAGFQSVHFWLREMQDTREIRKTEGFGVGRDIKYEEVTKFQQQDAWNAYVVAVA, via the exons ATGGGAAAGCGAGACAAGAAACAAAGACACCAACACAGAACCTCCCACAGAGCTGCCTTTAACTACACTGAAGAAGGTGATGAAGGTGTCAGCTTTGAAAGTCATGCTGCTTCCAAGTTCAgtctttctgaagaagaagaagtagaaaaaaaagaggaagatgaagaagaagacgaagacgaagcAGAGATTGAGGAAACAGAGGAAACTGATAAATACCCATCAAAAGATATGCCCTCAAAGTTTCTTCTTTATCAACAATCTGTGCAG TCGCCAAAAGGAGACATAAGCTATTTGCAGAAGTTCTTTTTGATGTATGTGGGTGGGAGGCAACCTCTCCATCTCCAAGAAGATTTTTGTGGCACTGCTCTTCTTAG TGCAGAATGGCTCCGCACAGACTCTAGAAGGACTGCTGTAGGGTTGGATTTGGACCTTGAAGCGCTAGAATGGTGCATGGAGAACAACATAAATAAGATAGGGTCTGATGGGTATTCCAGAATATCCCTCTTCCATGGGAATGTCTTGCAACCTCTTGAGGCCAAGCTAATTGAGTTTGAGCCCCAGGAGCTGATAAGAAACATTTCACTCTCTGAAAACAAAGATGTTTCTGAGAGTGGTGAACTTGAAGGGGGTTCTTCTTCTCCACATAATGAGAAGTACATGAGGAACCATCCATTGCCTGCTAGAGACATAGTGTGTGCTTTTAACTACAGCTGTTGCTGTCTTCATCGACGTGCTGAACTGGTTTTGTATTTCAAGCATGTTCTTGATGTCTTGTCAAAGAAAGGTGGAATATTTGTAATGGATTTATATGGTGGTACATCATCAGAGTGCAAGCTAAGGCTTCAAAGGAAATTTGCCAATTTCACG TATTTTTGGGAGCAAGCTGAATTTGATATCATTGAGCGCAAAACAAGGATTAGTCTCCATTTCCATCTCAAAAAGCAGCAGAAGAAACTTCGACACGCATTTTCATACAGCTGGAGGCT GTGGTCATTACCTGAGATTAAGGACTGCTTAGAAGAGGCAGGTTTTCAATCTGTCCACTTTTGGTTGCGCGAGATGCAAGACACCAGAGAAATCAGAAAAACAGAAGGTTTTGGTGTTGGGCGAGACATAAAATATGAAGAGGTTACAAAATTTCAGCAACAAGATGCTTGGAATGCATATGTCGTAGCTGTTGCCTAG
- the LOC133730728 gene encoding uncharacterized protein LOC133730728 — MVILIIPPKMKTTELEQLIMVLKRKPDIGGGLELRQRHVYIEGGCALCNNADESVEHVCSESLSEDLFSLLLWGIWSIWKERNKRVWQDKWSSPEQVRHGIYSQQVLFKSVGLSQRRVGSRVTKPWSPPPVGWLKANMDGAFDKNSCSGGIGVIVRDSDGLIVGGCCCKVGRVLSPALVEALAARRACQLAVSNSLAPIIFESDCQKLVRDIMFEEEDASGYGGIVEDVIFLHASLPGSYFTHVYRESNFAAHMLAKLALSSSFDVSWSGHIPSSLSNYVATHCMN, encoded by the exons atggtaattttgatcataccacccaagatgaagaccacagAGCTAGAACAGCTgatcatggtgctcaagagaaaaCCCGATATtggaggaggactagag CTTCGTCAACGGCATGTTTATATTGAGGGTGGTTGCGCTTTATGTAACAATGCGGATGAGTCTGTTGAGCAT GTATGTTCAGAGTCTCTTTCTGAAGATCTTTTTTCTCTTCTATTATGGGGGATTTGgtctatttggaaagaaaggaaTAAGAGGGTTTGGCAAGATAAATGGTCTTCTCCTGAGCAAGTGAGGCATGGCATTTATTCCCAACAGGTACTTTTCAAATCAGTTGGATTAAGTCAGAGACGGGTTGGGAGCAGGGTGACTAAACCTTGGTCTCCTCCTCCAGTCGGTTGGTTGAAAGCTAATATGGATGGTGCTTTTGATAAGAATTCATGTTCTGGCGGCATTGGGGTGATAGTGAGGGACTCTGATGGGTTGATTGTGGGTGGTTGTTGCTGCAAAGTTGGTAGGGTTTTGTCTCCGGCTTTGGTGGAAGCTCTAGCTGCTAGAAGGGCTTGTCAACTTGCTGTGAGTAATAGCCTTGCTCCTATTATCTTTGAGTCTGATTGTCAAAAATTGGTGAGGGATATTATGTTTGAGGAGGAGGATGCTTCAGGATATGGAGGTATTGTGGAGGATGTCATCTTTCTTCATGCTTCTTTACCTGGGTCATATTTTACTCATGTGTATAGAGAGTCTAATTTTGCTGCTCATATGTTGGCTAAATTGGCTCTTAGTTCTAGTTTTGATGTTTCTTGGAGTGGTCATATTCCCTCTAGTCTTAGCAACTATGTTGCTACCCATTGTATGAATTAA